Proteins encoded together in one Salarchaeum sp. JOR-1 window:
- a CDS encoding 60S ribosomal export protein NMD3, which yields MSTESATFCPRCGDPTTEAETGATRRERALCNDCYFDDFDLVDVPDTIEVRVCARCGAVHRGNCWVDVGAQDYTDIAIEETTETLGVHVGASEFDWQVRPEQVDATTIRMHCRFSGIVRGEPMTEEVTVPVRISKETCLRCGRIAGDYYASVVQVRAVGDRTPTTEETERAKEIANDIVADMEATGDRNAFVTEITEKPEGLDMKLSTTKIGKNVSRKLTEEFGGSFSDSETLVTEDEDGNEVYRVTFAVRLPEFVAGDVIDLEDDDAGPVLVRSVRGNLKGVRVTTGEPYEASYEVGDAPDARKLGTTEDAVDTTVVTVEDENSVQLLDPETYEAKTVARPDYMDESSDTVPVLRSREGIHVLPDA from the coding sequence ATGAGTACCGAGTCCGCCACGTTCTGCCCGCGCTGTGGCGACCCCACGACGGAAGCGGAGACGGGGGCGACGCGACGCGAGCGGGCGCTCTGTAACGACTGCTACTTCGACGACTTCGACCTCGTGGACGTCCCGGACACCATCGAGGTTCGGGTGTGCGCGCGCTGCGGCGCCGTCCACCGCGGGAACTGCTGGGTGGACGTGGGCGCGCAGGACTACACCGACATCGCCATCGAGGAGACGACGGAGACGCTCGGCGTGCACGTCGGCGCGAGCGAGTTCGACTGGCAGGTCCGCCCCGAGCAGGTGGACGCGACCACCATCCGGATGCACTGCCGCTTTTCGGGCATCGTCCGCGGCGAACCGATGACCGAGGAGGTCACCGTTCCCGTCCGCATCTCGAAGGAGACCTGCCTGCGCTGCGGCCGCATCGCCGGCGACTACTACGCGAGCGTCGTGCAGGTGCGCGCGGTCGGCGACCGCACGCCCACCACCGAGGAGACGGAGCGCGCGAAGGAGATCGCGAACGACATCGTCGCGGACATGGAGGCGACCGGCGACCGGAACGCGTTCGTCACCGAGATCACGGAGAAACCGGAGGGCCTCGACATGAAGCTCTCCACGACGAAAATCGGGAAGAACGTCAGCCGCAAACTCACCGAGGAGTTCGGCGGCTCCTTCTCCGACTCGGAGACGCTCGTCACCGAGGACGAGGACGGCAACGAGGTGTACCGGGTGACGTTCGCGGTTCGCCTCCCCGAGTTCGTCGCCGGCGACGTCATCGACCTCGAAGACGACGACGCGGGGCCCGTTCTCGTTCGCTCCGTCCGCGGGAATCTCAAGGGCGTGCGCGTGACGACGGGCGAACCGTACGAGGCGAGTTACGAGGTCGGGGACGCGCCCGACGCCCGGAAGCTCGGCACCACCGAGGACGCCGTGGACACCACCGTCGTCACCGTGGAGGACGAGAACTCCGTCCAGCTCCTCGACCCGGAGACGTACGAGGCGAAGACCGTCGCGCGCCCGGACTACATGGACGAATCGAGCGACACCGTCCCCGTCCTCCGGAGCCGCGAGGGCATCCACGTCCTCCCCGATGCCTGA
- a CDS encoding class I SAM-dependent methyltransferase family protein has product MPDLAVLVAKPDAEASIESLRAEGVYDDDRRVRERDDDRVELPVLAVPAETDVLATVEQTDPDYRSRGLDDLLRERGWSEADRERAPASWAVVGDVLLADFTDCPRPGEVADALLTLHREADTVLDRGPVSGEFRTPTVTVLAGSGDTETVHTEHGTRYALDLSRVMFSPGNQHERARMGDLVTAGERVLDMFAGIGYFALPMARAGADVTAVEKNPDAFRYLAENAQLNEVSSSMNLVLGDCRDVETTADRVVMGYYDALDADYLAAALDALVSGGTLHAHAAVHETDLPDAPRERVEAAARNADRAVESVAVRRVKSHAEGVWHVVADARLA; this is encoded by the coding sequence ATGCCTGACCTCGCCGTCCTCGTCGCGAAACCCGACGCGGAGGCGAGCATCGAGAGCCTGCGCGCCGAAGGCGTCTACGACGACGACCGGCGCGTCCGCGAGCGCGACGACGACCGCGTCGAACTCCCCGTGCTCGCCGTGCCCGCCGAGACGGACGTGCTCGCCACCGTCGAACAGACCGACCCGGACTACCGATCCCGGGGACTGGACGACCTGCTCCGCGAGCGCGGCTGGAGCGAGGCCGACCGCGAGCGCGCGCCGGCCTCGTGGGCGGTCGTCGGCGACGTGCTGCTCGCGGACTTCACCGACTGCCCGCGGCCGGGCGAGGTCGCGGACGCCCTCCTGACCCTCCACCGCGAGGCCGACACCGTCCTCGACCGCGGCCCCGTCAGCGGAGAGTTCCGGACGCCCACCGTCACGGTTCTCGCGGGGAGCGGCGACACCGAAACCGTCCACACCGAGCACGGTACGCGGTACGCGCTCGACCTCTCCCGGGTGATGTTCTCGCCCGGAAACCAGCACGAGCGCGCCCGGATGGGCGACCTCGTCACGGCGGGCGAGCGCGTGCTCGACATGTTCGCCGGCATCGGGTACTTCGCGCTCCCGATGGCGCGCGCCGGCGCCGACGTGACCGCCGTGGAGAAGAACCCCGACGCCTTCCGCTACCTCGCGGAGAACGCCCAACTCAACGAGGTATCGAGTTCGATGAACCTCGTGCTCGGGGACTGCCGGGACGTCGAGACGACCGCCGACCGCGTCGTCATGGGGTACTACGACGCCCTCGACGCCGACTACCTCGCCGCCGCGCTCGACGCCCTCGTTTCCGGTGGAACTCTCCACGCGCACGCCGCCGTCCACGAGACCGACCTCCCCGACGCGCCCCGCGAGCGCGTCGAGGCGGCCGCACGGAACGCCGACCGCGCCGTCGAATCCGTCGCGGTGCGGCGCGTGAAGTCCCACGCCGAGGGCGTCTGGCACGTCGTCGCCGACGCTCGCCTCGCGTAG
- a CDS encoding PHP domain-containing protein has product MVYADLHVHTTRSDGTFEPDEVAPAAAGAGLDAVAITDHDRVQPDLPPVTTRAGVELVHGIELRVETPDEQIDLLGYGVTPTDALTDELDRLQRDRETRGRRIIENVEDHLGIDLGVEAREGIGRPHIARAVVDHPDTDYDDVSGVFDALIGDDGPCYVARDVTGFDEGVRLLHESCGVVGLAHPLRYDDPDAALARARDLDAVELHYPYDRPVGQDPTDAGFDRVRETIDEHDLLATGGTDAHDTELAKAGVNEAEYDRLRDRL; this is encoded by the coding sequence ATGGTGTACGCGGACCTCCACGTCCACACGACCCGCTCCGACGGCACGTTCGAACCCGACGAGGTCGCGCCCGCCGCCGCGGGCGCCGGCCTCGACGCCGTCGCTATCACCGACCACGACCGCGTCCAGCCCGACCTCCCGCCCGTCACCACCCGCGCGGGCGTCGAACTCGTCCACGGCATCGAACTCCGCGTCGAAACCCCCGACGAACAGATCGACCTCCTCGGGTACGGCGTCACTCCCACCGACGCCCTCACCGACGAACTCGACCGCCTCCAGCGCGACCGCGAGACCCGCGGCCGCCGCATCATCGAGAACGTCGAAGACCACCTCGGCATCGACCTCGGCGTCGAGGCCCGCGAGGGAATCGGCCGCCCCCACATCGCGCGCGCCGTCGTCGACCACCCCGACACCGACTACGACGACGTGTCGGGCGTGTTCGACGCCCTCATCGGTGACGACGGCCCGTGCTACGTCGCGCGCGACGTGACCGGCTTCGACGAGGGCGTCCGCCTCCTCCACGAGTCCTGCGGCGTCGTCGGCCTCGCCCACCCGCTCCGGTACGACGACCCCGACGCCGCGCTCGCCCGCGCCCGCGACCTCGACGCCGTCGAACTCCACTACCCCTACGACCGGCCCGTCGGCCAAGACCCGACCGACGCCGGCTTCGACCGCGTGCGCGAAACAATCGACGAACACGACCTCCTCGCCACCGGCGGCACCGACGCCCACGACACCGAACTCGCCAAAGCGGGCGTGAACGAAGCCGAGTACGACCGGCTCCGAGACCGCCTATAA
- the thpR gene encoding RNA 2',3'-cyclic phosphodiesterase: MRLFVSVDLPGSLHDAVADVQDEFADADGLSFTDPTQSHVTMKFLGDVPDGEVEAVADALETAVANAGVEPFDATYGGLGVFPNLDYISVLWLGVESGTELFVRLHEAIEQELVAFGFDPEDHEFTPHVTLARLQHAGGKALVQELVREWSPTVGTARVAEVRLTKSALTQEGAEYETVASVSL; this comes from the coding sequence ATGCGGCTGTTCGTCTCCGTCGACCTCCCCGGATCACTGCACGACGCCGTCGCGGACGTACAAGACGAGTTCGCGGACGCCGACGGCCTCTCCTTCACCGACCCGACGCAGAGCCACGTGACGATGAAGTTCCTGGGCGACGTGCCTGACGGCGAGGTCGAGGCGGTCGCGGACGCCCTGGAAACCGCGGTCGCGAACGCCGGCGTGGAGCCGTTCGACGCGACGTACGGCGGGCTGGGCGTGTTCCCGAACCTCGACTACATCAGTGTTCTCTGGCTCGGCGTCGAATCCGGCACGGAGCTGTTCGTGCGACTGCACGAGGCCATAGAGCAGGAACTCGTCGCGTTCGGGTTCGACCCGGAAGACCACGAGTTCACGCCGCACGTCACGCTCGCGCGGCTGCAGCACGCGGGCGGGAAGGCCCTCGTGCAGGAACTCGTACGGGAGTGGTCGCCGACGGTCGGGACGGCACGCGTCGCCGAAGTGCGGCTGACGAAGAGCGCGCTCACGCAGGAGGGCGCGGAGTACGAGACGGTGGCGTCGGTCTCGCTCTAG
- a CDS encoding DUF6757 family protein, with product MRCHYCDRSADVSVEKDGLQVGLCEDHFQDRLEELADSDALHDLREQLDIDRA from the coding sequence ATGCGTTGTCACTACTGCGACCGGAGCGCCGACGTGTCCGTCGAGAAGGACGGCCTCCAGGTCGGCCTCTGTGAGGATCACTTCCAGGACCGCCTGGAGGAACTCGCGGACTCGGACGCCCTCCACGACCTCCGGGAGCAGCTCGACATCGACCGCGCCTAG
- a CDS encoding iron-sulfur cluster assembly scaffold protein: protein MSMGSDMYRQQILDHYKNPRNYGELPDPTFTHEGYNPSCGDEIEFDVELADDGETIERVAWDGDGCAISQASASMLSGELPGMTLDEVDDLDRDDVLDMLGVEVTPMRIKCAVLAEKVVQDGARVYEGELEKAATSTEDDE from the coding sequence ATGAGCATGGGTTCGGACATGTACCGGCAGCAGATCCTCGACCACTACAAGAACCCCCGGAACTACGGGGAGCTGCCGGATCCGACGTTCACTCACGAGGGCTACAATCCGTCCTGTGGGGACGAAATCGAGTTCGACGTCGAACTCGCCGACGACGGCGAGACCATCGAACGCGTCGCGTGGGACGGCGACGGCTGCGCCATCAGCCAGGCGTCCGCGAGCATGCTCTCGGGCGAACTGCCCGGGATGACGCTCGACGAGGTCGACGACCTCGACCGCGACGACGTGCTCGACATGCTCGGCGTCGAGGTGACGCCGATGCGCATCAAGTGCGCGGTGCTCGCTGAGAAGGTCGTGCAGGACGGCGCGCGCGTCTACGAGGGCGAACTCGAAAAAGCCGCGACGAGTACGGAAGACGACGAGTAG
- a CDS encoding NAD(P)H-binding protein — MRVLVTGATGFVGGRLVPALADAGHEVVALTRDPDSYTPPDGVEVVAGDLLDDDLSLPSADAAYYLVHSMESGGDFEERDRRCARNFASAASDAGVERVVYLGGLGADRDDLSDHLRSRREVEHLLADGDYDLTVLRAAVIVGAGSASFSVVRQLVEHLPVMVTPNWVHTPCQPIAISDVVAYLACVLAHPETAGETYEIGGPDVLTYEEMLRTTARVTDNTLHLLPVPVLSPRLSSYWLALVTDVPTSVARPLVEGLKNPVVCEDDRLRDLCDVTPTAFEDAVRAALAEGA, encoded by the coding sequence ATGCGCGTGCTCGTCACCGGTGCGACCGGATTCGTCGGCGGCCGCCTCGTCCCCGCGCTCGCGGACGCCGGGCACGAGGTCGTCGCGCTGACCCGTGACCCCGACAGCTACACTCCGCCCGACGGCGTCGAGGTGGTCGCGGGCGACCTGCTCGACGACGACCTCTCGCTCCCGAGCGCGGACGCCGCCTACTACCTCGTGCACTCGATGGAGTCCGGCGGCGACTTCGAGGAGCGCGACCGCCGCTGCGCCCGGAACTTCGCGAGCGCGGCGAGCGACGCGGGCGTCGAGCGCGTCGTCTACCTCGGCGGCCTCGGCGCCGACCGCGACGACCTCTCCGACCACCTCCGCTCCCGGCGCGAGGTCGAACACCTGCTCGCGGACGGCGACTACGACCTCACCGTCCTCCGCGCCGCCGTCATCGTCGGCGCGGGGAGCGCGAGCTTCTCCGTGGTGCGCCAGCTCGTCGAACACCTCCCCGTGATGGTGACGCCGAACTGGGTGCACACGCCCTGCCAGCCGATCGCCATCTCGGACGTGGTCGCGTACCTCGCGTGCGTCCTCGCCCACCCGGAGACCGCGGGCGAGACGTACGAAATCGGGGGGCCGGACGTGCTCACGTACGAGGAGATGCTGCGTACGACCGCGCGCGTCACCGACAACACCCTCCACCTCCTCCCCGTGCCCGTGCTCTCCCCGCGGCTGTCGTCGTACTGGCTCGCGCTCGTCACCGACGTTCCCACGTCCGTCGCGCGCCCGCTCGTCGAGGGACTGAAGAACCCCGTCGTCTGCGAGGACGACCGCCTCCGCGACCTGTGTGACGTGACGCCGACCGCGTTCGAGGACGCCGTGCGAGCCGCGCTCGCGGAGGGCGCGTGA
- a CDS encoding ATP-dependent DNA helicase: protein MNPARIHEEFPAPSYRGAQEQALSDVRDAFADGNDVVLVRAPTGSGKSLLARAIMGCARQAGEAEPAEPVGAYYTTPQVSQLDDVAGDDLLSDFKLIRGKSNYTCILPDERDTPVDRAPCARERGYDCAVKHRCPYFSDRAIASSREFAAMTLAYFMRTAGSEVFRTRDVCVIDEAHGLAEWAEMYATIDLSPASVPVWGDVSIPDVDGDVEAAARFADSLVRVCESRKDELVGVDELTADEARERDRLQELIGELEWFAEDSRDHESATTWVVDQSERGITIKPMNPERYLQHTVWDRAERFALLSATILNKEAFCRGVGLDPANVALVDVPHTFPVENRPLYDVTRGKMTYDERDETLPKVARVVARVMQKHDDETGIVHCHSYGIQERLRDHLHELGVASRVRTHTSENRDAELDAWKASEKPEVFLSVKMEEALNLEGDLARWQVVCKAPFLNTGDSRVARRLEDGQWAWYYRSALRTIIQAAGRVVRAPDDYGATYIADDSVRDVFERARTDMPEWFAEQVDRMTTPELPELDAAAARAGVDDIEHATQTTQQTDRGRSGRDDVGEESASSGGRERRSPMADVWDVD from the coding sequence GTGAACCCCGCCCGCATCCACGAGGAGTTCCCCGCGCCGAGCTATCGCGGCGCGCAGGAGCAGGCGCTCTCGGACGTGCGGGACGCGTTCGCGGACGGGAACGACGTGGTGCTGGTGCGCGCGCCGACCGGGAGCGGGAAATCGCTGCTCGCCCGCGCCATCATGGGGTGCGCGCGGCAGGCGGGCGAGGCCGAGCCAGCCGAACCCGTGGGCGCGTACTACACGACGCCGCAAGTCAGCCAGCTGGACGACGTGGCCGGCGACGACTTACTCTCGGACTTCAAACTCATCCGCGGGAAGTCGAACTACACGTGCATCCTCCCGGACGAACGGGACACGCCGGTCGACCGCGCGCCCTGCGCCCGCGAACGCGGCTACGACTGCGCGGTCAAACACCGCTGTCCGTACTTCTCCGACCGCGCCATCGCGTCCTCCCGGGAGTTCGCGGCGATGACGCTCGCGTACTTCATGCGCACCGCCGGCAGCGAGGTGTTCCGAACCAGGGACGTCTGCGTCATCGACGAGGCGCACGGCCTCGCGGAGTGGGCGGAGATGTACGCGACAATCGACCTCTCGCCCGCGAGCGTCCCCGTCTGGGGCGACGTCTCGATACCTGACGTGGACGGGGACGTGGAGGCGGCGGCGCGGTTCGCGGACTCGCTCGTCCGCGTCTGCGAGTCGCGAAAGGACGAGCTCGTCGGCGTGGACGAACTCACCGCCGACGAAGCGAGAGAACGCGACCGGCTCCAGGAGCTCATCGGCGAACTGGAGTGGTTCGCGGAGGACTCACGCGACCACGAGTCCGCGACGACGTGGGTCGTCGACCAGTCCGAGCGCGGCATCACCATCAAGCCGATGAACCCCGAGCGGTACCTCCAGCACACCGTCTGGGACCGCGCGGAACGGTTCGCGTTGCTCTCCGCGACCATCCTGAACAAGGAGGCGTTCTGTCGCGGGGTGGGTCTCGACCCGGCGAACGTCGCGCTGGTGGACGTGCCGCACACGTTCCCGGTGGAGAACCGGCCGCTGTACGACGTGACCCGGGGGAAGATGACGTACGACGAGCGCGACGAAACGCTCCCGAAAGTCGCGCGGGTGGTGGCGCGCGTGATGCAGAAACACGACGACGAGACGGGCATCGTGCACTGTCATTCCTATGGCATTCAGGAGCGCCTCCGCGACCACCTCCACGAATTGGGCGTGGCGAGCCGAGTGCGCACGCACACCTCGGAGAACCGGGACGCCGAACTGGACGCGTGGAAGGCGAGCGAGAAGCCGGAGGTGTTCCTCTCCGTGAAGATGGAGGAAGCGCTGAACCTGGAGGGCGACCTCGCGCGCTGGCAGGTCGTCTGCAAGGCGCCGTTCCTGAACACGGGCGACTCCCGGGTCGCGCGCCGGTTGGAGGACGGGCAGTGGGCGTGGTACTACCGGAGCGCCCTGCGCACCATCATTCAGGCCGCGGGCCGCGTCGTCAGAGCCCCGGACGACTACGGCGCGACCTACATCGCGGACGACTCCGTGCGCGACGTGTTCGAGCGCGCCCGCACTGACATGCCCGAGTGGTTCGCCGAGCAGGTCGACCGGATGACGACGCCGGAGCTCCCCGAACTGGACGCGGCGGCCGCGCGCGCCGGCGTGGACGACATCGAACACGCGACCCAGACGACCCAGCAGACCGACCGCGGGCGCTCCGGGCGCGACGATGTGGGCGAGGAGAGCGCGTCCAGCGGCGGACGGGAGCGTCGGAGTCCGATGGCGGACGTGTGGGACGTGGACTAG
- a CDS encoding tetratricopeptide repeat protein has translation MTDREDERHHFSEGQGFDDPYEGFDLDPPELEPDLNEVDPVDSRVVADSLDERNLSTQDVDADDLIDVGLNYMGIKRHEQAADAFERAARYADNDETAQEAWVNKGVAHAEMEEWDDAAGAHREAVFVDEDGPFAAEAETNLAYALWEFGDDEDAIYHAERAVRKNDRLPQAWYNLGFMENERGRHEEALECLDNAIRLGFKQADVYQEKSRALDELGREEEAGEVEAQADRIRKEQEERLVDQE, from the coding sequence ATGACTGACCGAGAGGACGAACGCCATCATTTCTCCGAGGGCCAGGGCTTCGACGACCCCTACGAGGGCTTTGACCTCGACCCGCCGGAACTCGAACCCGACCTGAACGAGGTCGACCCCGTGGACTCCCGTGTCGTGGCTGACAGCCTCGACGAGCGGAACCTCTCCACGCAGGACGTGGACGCTGACGACCTCATCGACGTGGGCCTGAACTACATGGGGATTAAGCGCCACGAGCAGGCGGCGGACGCGTTCGAACGCGCGGCGCGGTACGCGGACAACGACGAGACCGCGCAGGAGGCGTGGGTGAACAAGGGCGTCGCGCACGCCGAGATGGAAGAGTGGGACGACGCCGCCGGCGCCCACCGCGAGGCCGTGTTCGTGGACGAGGACGGCCCGTTCGCGGCGGAGGCCGAGACGAATCTCGCGTACGCGCTCTGGGAGTTCGGGGACGACGAGGACGCCATCTACCACGCCGAGCGCGCCGTTCGGAAGAACGACCGGCTCCCGCAGGCGTGGTACAACCTCGGGTTCATGGAGAACGAACGCGGCCGCCACGAGGAAGCGCTCGAGTGCCTGGACAACGCCATCCGCCTCGGGTTCAAGCAGGCGGACGTCTACCAGGAGAAGTCTCGGGCGCTCGACGAACTCGGCCGCGAGGAGGAGGCCGGCGAGGTCGAGGCGCAGGCCGACCGCATCCGGAAGGAGCAGGAGGAGCGCCTCGTCGACCAGGAATGA
- a CDS encoding aminotransferase class V-fold PLP-dependent enzyme: MATGEQSPLDVERVREDFPILDREVGDGIPLVYFDNAATTQTPNEVIDTFGEYYRGYNANVHRGIHQLSQEASIAYEEAHDRLAEFVGASGEREEMIFTKNTTEAANLVAYAWGLNELEEGDEIVLTEMEHHSSLVTWQQMAKRTGAEVKYIRVDPEDGSLDMEHAKELIGPDTAMVSVVHVSNVLGTVNPLGKLADMAHEHDALIFGDGAQAVPNRPVDVEALGVDFYAFSGHKMAGPTGVGGLYGKKAILEEMEPFMYGGEMIRRVTYEDSSWADLPWKYEAGTPLIAEGIAFAVAADYLDDLGLENIRAHEERVTAEAYDRLSRIDGLEIYGPREDEERAGLVSFNLDGVHAHDLSSILNDHGVAIRAGDHCTQPLHQKMDIAASVRASFYLYNTVDELDALVDGIRAAKDIFA; the protein is encoded by the coding sequence ATGGCTACGGGTGAACAGAGCCCGCTCGACGTCGAGCGGGTTCGCGAGGACTTCCCAATCCTCGACCGAGAGGTCGGGGACGGGATCCCCCTCGTCTACTTCGACAACGCGGCGACCACGCAGACGCCGAACGAGGTCATCGACACGTTCGGTGAGTACTACCGCGGGTACAACGCGAACGTCCACCGCGGCATCCACCAGCTCAGTCAGGAGGCGTCCATCGCGTACGAGGAGGCCCACGACCGCCTCGCGGAGTTCGTCGGCGCGAGCGGCGAGCGCGAGGAGATGATCTTCACGAAGAACACGACGGAGGCCGCGAACCTCGTCGCGTACGCGTGGGGATTGAACGAGCTCGAGGAGGGTGACGAAATCGTCCTCACGGAGATGGAACACCACTCCAGCCTCGTTACCTGGCAGCAGATGGCCAAACGCACCGGCGCGGAGGTGAAGTACATCCGCGTCGACCCCGAGGACGGCAGCCTCGACATGGAGCACGCGAAGGAACTCATCGGCCCCGACACCGCGATGGTCTCGGTGGTGCACGTTTCGAACGTCCTCGGCACCGTGAACCCTCTCGGGAAACTCGCGGACATGGCGCACGAACACGACGCGCTCATCTTCGGCGACGGCGCGCAAGCAGTTCCGAACCGGCCCGTGGACGTCGAAGCCCTCGGCGTGGACTTCTACGCGTTCAGCGGCCACAAGATGGCGGGCCCCACCGGTGTCGGTGGGCTCTACGGGAAGAAGGCGATTCTGGAGGAGATGGAGCCGTTCATGTACGGCGGCGAGATGATTCGCCGCGTCACCTACGAGGACTCCTCGTGGGCCGACCTCCCCTGGAAGTACGAGGCCGGCACACCCCTCATCGCCGAGGGAATCGCGTTCGCCGTCGCCGCGGACTACCTCGACGACCTCGGCCTGGAGAACATCCGCGCGCACGAGGAACGCGTCACCGCCGAGGCCTACGACCGCCTCAGCCGAATCGACGGCCTCGAAATCTACGGGCCCCGCGAGGACGAGGAGCGCGCCGGCCTCGTCTCGTTCAACCTCGACGGCGTGCACGCCCACGACCTCTCCAGCATCCTCAACGACCACGGCGTCGCCATCCGCGCCGGCGACCACTGCACCCAGCCCCTCCACCAGAAAATGGACATCGCGGCGTCCGTCCGCGCCTCCTTCTACCTCTACAACACCGTCGACGAACTCGACGCGCTCGTCGACGGCATCCGCGCGGCGAAGGACATCTTCGCCTGA
- a CDS encoding DUF5786 family protein: MSIGSYDEAEHERRERKNASVDTTTDDTRTQYEGTVEYDSGESTDDLLETFQRIKKN; encoded by the coding sequence ATGTCAATCGGTTCTTACGACGAAGCCGAACACGAGCGCCGCGAACGCAAGAACGCGTCCGTCGACACGACGACCGACGACACCCGCACGCAGTACGAGGGAACCGTCGAGTACGACTCGGGCGAGTCCACGGACGACCTGCTCGAAACGTTCCAGCGGATCAAGAAGAACTGA
- the radA gene encoding DNA repair and recombination protein RadA — MPADADLETLSGVGPATAEKLRDAGYESFQSIAVASPGELSNTADVGDSTAADIIQSAREEADVGGFETGSAILEQRQRIGKLTWNVPDVDELLGGGVETQSITEVYGEFGAGKSQVTHELAVTAQLPKDQGGLHGRVIFLDSEDTFRPERIDDMVRGLSDEQLEATMEDRGIEGGPDDEDSMDALMEDILDKIHVAKAFNSNHQMLLAEKAKEIGSEYEDDDYPVRLLCVDSLTAHFRAEYVGRGELANRQQKLNKHLHDLEKVGNLYNSAVVVTNQVQSNPDAFFGDPTKPVGGNILGHKSTFRIYLRKSKNDKRIVRLVDAPNLADGEAVMRVQDGGLKPE, encoded by the coding sequence ATGCCAGCAGACGCAGACCTCGAAACCCTCTCCGGCGTCGGGCCCGCCACGGCTGAAAAACTCCGCGACGCGGGCTACGAGTCCTTCCAGAGCATCGCCGTCGCCAGCCCCGGCGAACTCTCGAACACCGCGGACGTCGGCGACTCCACCGCCGCCGACATCATCCAGAGCGCGCGCGAAGAAGCCGACGTGGGCGGATTCGAGACCGGGAGCGCCATCCTCGAACAGCGCCAGCGCATCGGGAAGCTCACGTGGAACGTCCCCGACGTGGACGAACTCCTCGGCGGCGGCGTCGAAACCCAGTCCATCACGGAAGTGTACGGCGAGTTCGGAGCCGGGAAGTCCCAGGTGACGCACGAACTCGCAGTGACCGCCCAGCTCCCGAAAGACCAGGGCGGCCTGCACGGCCGCGTCATCTTCCTCGACAGCGAGGACACCTTCCGCCCCGAACGCATCGACGACATGGTTCGCGGGCTCTCCGACGAACAGCTCGAAGCGACGATGGAAGACCGCGGAATCGAGGGCGGCCCCGACGACGAGGACTCGATGGACGCCCTCATGGAGGACATTCTCGACAAGATTCACGTCGCGAAGGCGTTCAACTCCAACCACCAGATGCTCCTCGCCGAGAAAGCGAAGGAGATCGGAAGCGAGTACGAGGACGACGACTACCCGGTTCGCCTGCTCTGCGTGGACTCACTCACCGCGCACTTCCGCGCGGAGTACGTCGGCCGCGGCGAACTCGCGAACCGACAGCAGAAACTCAACAAACACCTCCACGACCTCGAAAAGGTCGGAAACCTCTACAACAGCGCCGTCGTCGTCACGAACCAGGTGCAGTCCAACCCGGACGCGTTCTTCGGCGATCCCACCAAGCCCGTCGGCGGGAACATCCTCGGCCACAAGTCCACATTCCGCATCTACCTCCGGAAATCCAAGAACGACAAGCGCATCGTCCGCCTCGTCGACGCGCCCAACCTCGCGGACGGCGAAGCCGTCATGCGCGTCCAGGACGGCGGCCTGAAACCCGAATAA
- a CDS encoding DUF424 domain-containing protein yields MIVSERQTDQGLLVTVCDTGLIGETFEDGDVSLTVTEEFYGGDEVDEAGVLDSLTRASVANLVGTRTVEFAIDEGFVDEAVVLDIADTRHAQVLRL; encoded by the coding sequence ATGATAGTCAGCGAGCGACAGACCGACCAGGGCCTCCTCGTCACCGTCTGCGACACCGGCCTCATCGGGGAGACGTTCGAGGACGGCGACGTGTCACTCACCGTCACTGAGGAGTTCTACGGCGGCGACGAGGTCGACGAGGCTGGCGTGCTCGACAGCCTCACCCGTGCGAGCGTCGCGAACCTCGTCGGCACCCGCACCGTCGAGTTCGCCATCGACGAGGGGTTCGTGGACGAAGCCGTCGTCCTCGACATCGCGGACACCCGGCACGCCCAAGTCCTGCGGCTCTGA